Part of the Triticum aestivum cultivar Chinese Spring chromosome 4D, IWGSC CS RefSeq v2.1, whole genome shotgun sequence genome is shown below.
cacgcatcatcaaaaggcagcaaggatgatgtagagccccttcgtgatcgaatccccctccggcagagtgcggaaaaggcctccagatgggatctcatggttctggaacctGCGGCGATGGAAAAAGTATTTCTTGAGCTCCCCTATTAGTTTcacaattttagagaatttatagaggtggagttAGTTCAAACGGAGCCATGTGGGCCCCaagagccaccagggcgcgccccaccccctgggcgcgccctggtgcctcatgggccactgctccatcttctcgtcccctcccgaagcttccagggtctcttgtTGCCAAAataaatcttcaaaaagtttcgtggcatttggacttcgtttggtactgatattcagCAAAaccaaaaataagcaaaaaacagcaactggcactgggcactaagttaataggttagtcccaaaaaatgatatataattgcttgaaggtgtatataaaacatccaagattgataatataatagcatggaacaataaaaaattatagatacgttggagacatatcaggtagAGGGAAAGCGAGTCAGCACGTGACGGCCCGGGACGAAGCAAGAGCAACCATTGATTTTGTAGGTAAAAAGCGGATGACTATCTTGCGCTAAAAAAAACCACCGTCGCTCATCTAAAGATGTGTGGAGGATCATGTGACACAGTCCATTTCCTCCTATGAGTTAGATCTAAACAGTTGATTTTGTTTTTAAACGCATTGCAAGGCAAGATGTTTTGCTTTTTTGTGTGCGATTGTCTAGCACATCTCGTTATTCTCCTCCATATCGTGTTTTTATTAGTATGTAAGATAGATAGTACATTGTAAATATCTATTGGTTGTGATGTATAGTGATTAAAAAAGGGGTTCACTTGCTGATCAGATATATTGTTTTGTTGTGAGAATTTTAAGCGTACCCTTCTTTTCCACACATACCATATGTCAAACAATGGAGCTTTTACAATTATTATTTTTGACTATTCTTGGAGTCCGTGGAGATTTTTCTTGTGCTCTTACATAAGCATGTGAAATTCAAGGTTTTTCTCTCATAAGAATGATAATGAGAGGACTTTTTATTGAAATGAGAATGACATGTGTAGACATGAAGAATAAGAATGAGACATTTTTTTAATGAAATGAGAGTGAGATGTGTAGACATGAGCGGAAAATTTTAGTAGTTGTTTTAAGTTCATATCAATTTTCTTTATATATTCTAATGGTTGACATGGTTCCATTTTAATCTATTAGTACACTCACAGGTATGTATGCATAAATCAATTTATACATTATGCGTAGCACGTTTTTCCCGTGACGTCCTAGCCTTGAAAGAGACGCATCCTCACTTGTctcacatcttcttcttcttctttttttttttgaggattacTTGTCTCGCATCTGGATTCAAGATACCACTGACCAACTTTGGATTTGCAACCCACCTCCGTATACGACACGATCTCCAACAATACAGACTCCCATCAAGTCGAATTACATGCTTGTATAAGTGTGGATCTCTCACTATCTGAGCCAATAATTATAAACCGAACAATCAAAATAATTTGGTGATGTGGATCAGTGTGAGGCCTCAAAAACAACCCTATATTGTGCCTTTAGTATATATATACTCCATTTCCTTCTATGAGTTAGATTTAAACTGTTGATTTTATTTCCAGAATTACGGGTGCACACATGTACGGCCAGATGATTGTTTTTGTGTGATTTTACTGAAATGAGAATGACTTGTGTAGACATGAGTGGAGGAATGAGAATGAGACGTTTTTTTTAAGGAAACGAGAATGAGACATGCAGACATCAGGGTGAGGTTTTAGTGGATGTTTTAAAGTTCCTATcaacttttttatatatattctaaTTGATGATATGGCTGTCTTTCGATATATAGTACACTCATAGGTGTGTATGCATAAACCAATGGGAAACGTCTAACGCCGGACGACTGGCTAGAAATTGGGCCGGTGCCTCGCCCTCGTGTCGCCTCGTGCTAGCTGTGGACCACTCTTTCTTTATCTCTTTGCACGGACGCATCCATCTCTTCCCTTATCTAGTTGCTACCATGCATCCTTATCCTGTCGCTCGCCCCCACCAAATTCCCCACCATCATCTTCCTTGCCCGAGCTCCTCCCagccagcaccatctcttctctcCACATCCTGCTCAGGTGCATCTGCGTTGGAAGCGGCGGCAGGGAGCAGTGAGGTTGCAGGGCGAGGCATGCTACGAGGCCGAGGCCATGGGGGCGTTGCTATGAGCCGCCCCTGGCCATGAGAGCTGCTCCGAACGGCACAGCATCCTGCGACCACCGGCTCGCGCGATGCTACAAACAGGCCGCGTGATGCTGCAACCGGCGTAGCACCCTGCTACTACTGCTGTCAcagctgctagagctcttcgaggCCGGCCACGGCGACCATCGATGCCTAAAGTAGCAACCACCTCTGCACGTAGCTGGAACCGTAGCGCCGGAAGCTGCAACCACCGCCGGAGAAAGCTGCAACCACCACCTAGTTTTgcattttttgctacaaccgttcattttttttgctggaaccaacacCATTTTGTGTTACCACCGGCGCTTTGGGTTTCCTAGAACCAGCGCTCGATTTTGCATTTTTGTTACCATAGGCATTTTGATTTGCTGGAACGAGCTTCATTTTTTGCTACCACCAGCATTTTTGATTTGCTGGAACATTGTTCAATTTGTATTTTTTGCTACCATCGTTTTTGGGTTTGCTTGAACCATTTACATTTTTTGCTGCCACTGCCGTTTGGATGCGGCATCGTCGCCATTGATTCCACAGAGGAGCGTTGGGGGCGGGGGACCAGCACGACGAGGAAGACGCTACCGGCGATGGCGCGAGCTATGGATCCGCGAACGGGCTGCTGTCGCGAGGTAATCGATGAGCGCGATCCATGCGCGAGGATTTTCCCCTCTCTTTTTTGCGAGGCGCTTAGCGAGATAGACGACGAAGTCAGCTGCGATCGAATGTCAGCGGGAACTGGATCGGGTGGCTAGGGTGCGACCGGCCGAACTATTGGGCCGGCGCGCTGGCGCCTAGTACTCGCCTAAACCAATTTATACATTATGCCTACCACATTTTCCCTACCATGTCCTAGACTTACAAGAGAAGTCACATCCCTACAGAGGTGCTAATAGGAGTAAGGTGTGCGTGCACGTGTTCATAAGGGTAAATTTAGGTGCGTATGTATGAGCGTctgcgtctgtactatgttaaaaaaagtCACATCGCGGTTGAAGATACTATCGGTCAGCTTTGGATTTGCAATCTACCTCTCCGTATACGTCACAATCTCCGACAATATGGACTTCCATCAAACGAATAAATTGTGTTCTTACAGGAGCGTGTGAAATTCAAGGTTTTTCTCTCAGAGAATGAGATGTTGTTTTTAATGAAATGAGAACAAGATGTGGacataagaggaagagtgagatTTTTTTCTAATGAATTGAGAATGAGACGTGCACATGAGAGAAAGGTTTTAGTAGTTTTCTGAGTTCACTCCCCAACGATTTTCTTTAAATACTCTAATTGATGACATGGTTGTCTTTGACATATTAGAACACTCATATGTACGTATGCATAACTCAATTatgtgggaggagacgttcccgtcgacgacgagatgcctacggtgacttcgtaaattttaagatgatatgccgactcaaTCATTCGAAGGTGCTCATAAGGATAGGGTGTGCATGTGTACATTCATAAGAGTGAGTGTATGCCTAGCCTGTTTCCCCCCGCCACGTCCTAGCCTTGCAAGAGCCGTGCATCCTCACGTTTGTCACATCCAGATTGATTGAAGATACTAACAGTCAGCTTTGGATTTGCAATCTACCTTCGTGTACAGCACAATCTCcagtaatatttttttttgaaataatctCCAGTAATATTGACTCCCATCAAATGGGGTTACATGCTTATATACGTACGGATCTCTCATTAAATCCGATCTGCTAATAATAGATCAAACAAACAAATAATTTTGATGGCATAGATTGTCCTAAAATAGAACCATGTATTATGCTTTTATAGTATGTGATAAACAGATAGGTAGAATTTCAACTGAAAGTTTTTTTATTGCTCAGCCAAATTACGTGACCGTTGGAATCGTAGTATGTTTTCATGTGGAGGTGAcagtgttttttttgtttctttataCGCCTTTCTCTCGGCTGCGTGTCTGTTCGTCCTAGTCTGAGGCCAGCTCCGCAAGGGAGTTGATGAGCTGTTCAACGGGCAAAGGCACGTCGAAAATGGAGAAGGGAGGCAGCGGATGGCAGCTGCTGCCTAGAAATAGTGGGTCAGTTGAACATGGTATTCAGGTAGGTACCTTCCATGTGCCACACTTCATTAAtttcctctttcttctttcgtGGCGTCACAGAACCAAATCTTAGGGCGGCAGGGTTTTTTTTAGCTGTTGAATCTGTTCTTCCCGGCTTTGAGTTGGTCCTGAAGAGAGAGAATATATCACACAGTTGTTGCACATCGTTTTTATATGGTGCTACTTTGGGTCATGGTTGTATGCATGCCTACAGTTTTGCCAAAAAATTGGCCACAATCCCCCCTCAGCCCCCCAAAGAAAAACAAACTATGGCAAAATTTCGCACTGCCTTTTCTTTGAAAGAAATTTCGTGCAGCCTTTTCTTTGAGAGAAATTTCGCACATATTCTTTAAGTTGAAAAGCCAGCCGAGAAAGAATAACGGGAGCTCCTATACGACGCGGTACGCGCTGGGAGGAGCGGCAACATGCACCCCTAGCTCCCCCAGCGCGCTCGTTTGGGCCGACCCATGTCCAAGCTCTCtgttttttaatttttaattttctgttttattttttctatttaaataattCAGGATTACAAAAAGTTCCATTTCTTTTAAGAAAATgtgcattttgaaaaaaaatatcaagaaattatgaaatgTTTGCGGACTTAAAagatattcatgaattcaaaaaacttTCACTATTTCAAATACATtattcagaaattcaaaaaatgttcatggtttaaGAGAATGTTCATGAATTTGTGAAATATGTCCAtgaagtttaaaaaatgttcatgatttaaagaaaagttcatgaattcaaaagatGTTCACGGTTGAAGAGaatgttcacaaatttgtaaaAACAAATTGCAAATTGAAAAAATGTTTACGAATTTAAGAAACGTTCACTATTTTGAAAAGTGTTCAAGAATTTAAaagatgttcatgatttcaaaaaatctTCACGATTTACAAGAATGTTCAGGAATTTGCAGAAAGTAAGTCACAATTTCgaaaaaatgggccggcccatgcaaAAACCGGCACTCGGTTATATAGCGGGCCGGCCCACTTCCTTCTGCTGTTCTGCTTTTCCTGTTTTAAAGACCAAAAAAGGTGTGTAAGCTGTGACTCAAAGCCCGTTCGTTTGTTAAAGAAGCAAATGCACCAACCAGTTGGATAGCATGACCCCATGTGCTACTtccctttttttctcttctttatataaatgcaaaaatggcagcagttttccctgtttcctttcctttttcttttctttttatttttttcccttaAATTCGTGAAATTTTTCAAAGGCGGCGAAATTTTTGCAAAATCAGTGAAAGTTTTTTcaaattagatgaacttttttcaaattcggcgaactgtttttcaaattgatgaactttctcaaattcaatgaactttttttctaaagttgatgaacttttttaaactcGATGAACTTCTTTTTAAActctatgaactttttttcaaacttgatgaactctttcaaaatcaatgaacttttttcgaaaccgatgatttttttcttcaaaatcgaCAAGTttattttcaaaatcgatgaactcttttcagaATCGATTAaccttttttcaaatcgatgatcTTTTTCTTTCAAAAATCAATGAACTTGGATCATATTTTTGATTTTCTTCAAATTTGATATACTTTTTTGAGGGAGTTTCGCAAGAAAAACTTTTTGAGGAAGCTCGATGGAGAGCGAAGGTACCTGTGCGTGATCGAcagtgattttttttcttttcgagcGTGTGCAAATCGAGGAGATCGATGCTGTGCTTTTTTAACGAGCCTGCCCAATTGTTCGTGCGTGTAGGCGCCAGCAACACGATCGGGCGCCGAGAGCTCTGGCGAGGAGGTCTCCCAAATAGGATTCCCCGAGGATCACAGCGTGGATGGAGTGACGCAGTGGCCTGCTAACCCGAGTCCAATGGGCCATTCGACCGGGCACATCTCGGCCCCAACCCAACAGCGCCCAAGCCCAGCGGAGCGGGCAGAGCCGAACGGTGCGCCTCCGCGAAGGGTCGCTGCTCACTCGGACtacccgccggcgccgccgcaccgGCCGCTCGACGTTCCCCGGCTtaaaccctcctcctcctcgccccctcGCCGCCCCACAGCCGCTAAACCCAGCGGAGATGCGGCGCCTCCACAGatccctcctcctcgccgcccgctcCAGCCCCCTCGCCCGCCAccgaccccctccccctctccctctccaccgGCCCCCGCCTCCCCGCCCGCACCGCCCTCTCCCCTTCTCCACCGCAGCCCTACCCACNNNNNNNNNNNNNNNNNNNNNNNNNNNNNNNNNNNNNNNNNNNNNNNNNNNNNNNNNNNNNNNNNNNNNNNNNNNNNNNNNNNNNNNNNNNNNNNNNNNNNNNNNNNNNNNNNNNNNNNNNNNNNNNNNNNNNNNNNNNNNNNNNNNNNNNNNNNNNNNNNNNNNNNNNNNNNNNNNNNNNNNNNNNNNNNNNNNNNNNNNNNNNNNNNNNNNNNNNNNNNNNNNNNNNNNNNNNNNNNNNNNNNNNNNNNNNNNNNNNNNNNNNNNNNNNNNNNNNNNNNNNNNNNNNNNNNNNNNNNNNNNNNNNNNNNNNNNNNNNNNNNNNNNNNNNNNNNNNNNNNNNNNNNNNNNNNNNNNNNNNNNNNNNNNNNNNNNNNNNNNNNNNNNNNNNNNNNNNNNNNNNNNNNNNNNNNNNNNNNNNNNNNNNNNNNNNNNNNNNNCCCCGATGCGGCGCCAACCGCCCAGCCCgccgccgacgccctcgccgccctcgaggccgccgagCGCCAGGAGTCCTCGGGCGACCACCAGAAGGCCCTCGACCTCGCCCTCAAGGTGCTCGGGCCCCTGCAGGAGTCCCGCGGCGGCTGGTCGCTCCCGGTCGCGCGCGCGCTCCGCCTCGCGGGCGCCGCGGCCTGCCGCCTCGGCTCCCTCACCGACAGCCTCGACTCCCTCGAGGCCGCCGCCGAGATCGTCGGTTCCCTGCAGGGCGGGGGCGCCGAGGCCGCCACCGTCGGCGCCGCCGTGCACGAGCAGCTCGCGCGCACCAAGACGGCCATCGGCCGCCGGTGGGACGCGGTGGCCAGCTTCCAGCGCGCGCTGGAGCTGAAGTGCCGGTTCCTGAATGCAGGGAGTGCGGAGTTGGGCGATGCTTACAGGGACGCCGCGGAGGCCTACGAGGGGGTGCTCTGCTTTGATAAGGCGCTGCCGTTGTGTCTGAAGGCGTTGGAGATTGCCGAGAAGCGGTCCGGTGAGGGATCCGCGGAGGCGGCCAAGGTCCGGAGGATCCTCGTGGTTGCTTATACTGGGATGGGTCGGAACGAGGAGGCGTTGGAGCAGAATGAGCTTGTTAGGATGGAGTATGAGAGGTTGGGGCTGGATGCAGAGCTTTCTCTGGTTGAAATCGACGGGGCCAGCCTGCGTATTCTGTTGGGGAGGACAGAGGACGCGATGAATGACCTTAAGAAGGTGATGAAGCGGGCTAGCAAGGAGAGCGAGGAGCGTGCACTAGCATTTGTCGCGATGGCGAAGATTTTGTGCTCCGAGGATAGGTCCAGTGACTCTACACGGTGCTTGGAGATTGCTCGTGAGACTCTTGATGCAAAGCGTTCCGTAAACACTGAGCGGGTCGCTGGGGCATACACCGAGATATCGATGTTGTATGAGTCAATGAATGAATTCGAGATGTCTTTGTGTTTGATGAAGAAAACACTTGTGTTTCTCGAGGGTGCCTCAGGGATGCAGCACATTCAGGGGAGCATCTCTGCAAGGATGGGTTTTCTCCTCCTGCTGACAAAACGAATTGATGAGTCTGTTCCTTTTCTGGAGAAAGCTATTGAGAAGTTGAAGAACTGCTTTGGACCACTGCATTTTGGGTTAGGATTTGCTTACAAGCATCTGGGCAAGGCTTATATTGAAATGGGTCAGCCGGAATCATCTCTTAAGTTCTTTGGTCTTGCAAGTGACATCATTAATGCTG
Proteins encoded:
- the LOC123098801 gene encoding protein KINESIN LIGHT CHAIN-RELATED 1, with product MRRLHRSLLLAARSSPLARHRPPPPLPLHRPPPPRPHRPLPFSTAALPTXXXPDAAPTAQPAADALAALEAAERQESSGDHQKALDLALKVLGPLQESRGGWSLPVARALRLAGAAACRLGSLTDSLDSLEAAAEIVGSLQGGGAEAATVGAAVHEQLARTKTAIGRRWDAVASFQRALELKCRFLNAGSAELGDAYRDAAEAYEGVLCFDKALPLCLKALEIAEKRSGEGSAEAAKVRRILVVAYTGMGRNEEALEQNELVRMEYERLGLDAELSLVEIDGASLRILLGRTEDAMNDLKKVMKRASKESEERALAFVAMAKILCSEDRSSDSTRCLEIARETLDAKRSVNTERVAGAYTEISMLYESMNEFEMSLCLMKKTLVFLEGASGMQHIQGSISARMGFLLLLTKRIDESVPFLEKAIEKLKNCFGPLHFGLGFAYKHLGKAYIEMGQPESSLKFFGLASDIINAAFGPKHEDSIEIIQCIANAYGLMGSYKYAMDFQQRVIDAYESCGPGSAYEIREAHRLLEQIRKKAEGSPSAVFPANSLPVLPENR